One genomic region from Daphnia magna isolate NIES linkage group LG10, ASM2063170v1.1, whole genome shotgun sequence encodes:
- the LOC116932780 gene encoding dihydropyrimidinase isoform X2 — protein MAARAQSTTPVRKVPIHLQSAQNRLLIKNGKVVNGDGIQDADVYIEEGIIKQVGNNLIVPGGSRLIDARGKYVIPGGIDTHTHLQLPFMGTTTADDFYTGTRAALAGGTTTIIDFVIPSKGQSLIEAYKQWRERADEKVACDYALHVAVTWWSPEVQQEMEELCRDHGINSFKMFMAYKDLWQLDDTELFEAFERCKQLGAVAQVHAENGDIIKENCKKLLAAGVTGPEGHEMSRPEEVEAEAVNRACVLANQVNCPLYIVKMTGAGSARLLADKRGQGLIVYGEVTAAALATAAQCDMGSWSHGAAYLTSPPLRPDPETPQILMDLLSSDDLQLTGTDHCTFSSAQKEMGKGDFTKIPNGVNGVEERMSLIWEKGVVSGKMDPTRFVAVTSMNAAKIFNMYPKKGCIAVGSDADIVIWDPKLEHTISAATHHSAVDFNIFEGITCRGGPEYVIANGRVTVDEGQVKAVQGYGSFIPTSPFAPFVYDAVTEREKVHQLIKVEREGRIVAVRNTMVPVVPQATSNGEALELNLSSVNGGEEVVAAADHHFASHQHFTRPPTSSGGRNMQDTTFSLSSEYPSMADVEEEAKGKKNSIQVKNPPGGKSSGPFW, from the exons ATGGCGGCCAGGGCTCAATCCACAACGCCCGTTCGCAAAGTTCCTATCCATTTGCAG AGCGCCCAGAATAGACTTTTGATTAAGAACGGCAAAGTCGTCAATGGTGATGGCATCCAAGATGCAGATGTTTATATCGAGGAGGGTATCATTAA GCAAGTTGGAAACAATTTAATTGTTCCTGGCGGAAGTAGACTGATTGATGCCAGGGGAAAGTATGTCATTCCAG GAGGCATTGACACCCACACGCATCTCCAGTTACCCTTTATGGGAACGACGACGGCAGACGATTTTTACACTG GCACGCGAGCTGCCCTGGCTGGAGGAACCACCACCATAa TTGACTTTGTAATCCCAAGCAAGGGACAATCGCTGATCGAAGCCTACAAGCAATGGCGTGAGCGGGCCGACGAAAAAGTAGCCTGTGACTATGCATTGCACGTGGCAGTCACCTGGTGGTCACCGGAAGTGCAACAAGAGATGGAAGAGCTTTGCCGAGATCATGGCATTAActcctttaaaatgtttatGGCCTACAAAGATCTGTGGCAGTTGGACGATACAGAGTTATTTGAAGCCTTCGAGAGATGCAAGCAATTAGGAGCCGTTGCGCAGGTGCATGCCGAAAACGGCGATATCATCAAAGAG AATTGCAAGAAATTATTGGCCGCTGGTGTCACTGGACCCGAGGGTCATGAAATGTCTCGACCGGAAGAAGTGGAAGCCGAAGCTGTAAACCGCGCCTGCGTTTTAGCCAACCAG GTGAACTGTCCTCTATACATCGTGAAAATGACCGGCGCGGGTAGTGCCCGCTTGCTGGCAGACAAGCGAGGCCAAGGGCTGATCGTCTACGGCGAAGTGACGGCTGCTGCTTTAGCGACGGCGGCTCAATGCGACATGGGCTCGTGGAGTCACGGGGCAGCCTATTTAACCAGCCCACCGCTCCGTCCCGACCCTGAAACTCCCCAAATATTAATGGATTTACTTTCAAG TGATGATTTGCAATTGACTGGAACGGACCACTGCACTTTCTCGTCTGCTCAAAAGGAAATGGGCAAAGGTGATTTTACTAAGATTCCAAATGGCGTTAACGGCGTTGAAGAAAGGATGTCGCTGATCTGGGAGAAGGGCGTCGTTTCCGGCAAAATGGACCCAACTCGCTTCGTGGCAGTCACATCGATGAATGCGGCAAAGATTTTTAACATGTACCCTAAAAAGGGATGCATTGCAGTTGGATCAGATGCTGATATCGTCATTTGGGATCCAAAACTGGAGCATACCATATCGGCAGCAACTCATCACTCGGCGGTGGATTTCAACATTTTTGAG GGAATAACCTGCCGAGGTGGGCCTGAATACGTGATTGCCAATGGTCGTGTGACTGTTGACGAGGGCCAGGTGAAGGCTGTTCAAGGTTACGGATCTTTCATTCCTACTTCACCATTCGCGCCATTTGTTTATGATGCTGTCACTGAGCGTGAAAAG GTTCACCAGTTGATCAAAGTGGAACGGGAAGGCCGTATTGTAGCCGTGCGTAACACTATGGTTCCCGTCGTCCCACAAGCTACTAGCAACGGCGAGGCCTTAGAACTCAACTTGTCATCGGTCAACGGTGGAGAAGAGGTTGTCGCTGCAGCCGATCACCATTTCGCTTCTCATCAGCATTTCACTCGTCCGCCGACTAGCTCCGGCGGCCGAAATATGCAGGACACCACCTTCTCTCTCAGCTCTGAATATCCAA GCATGGCTGACGTGGAAGAAGAAGcaaagggcaaaaaaaattcGATCCAAGTAAAAAACCCGCCAGGCGGCAAGTCTTCAGGACCTTTTTGGTAG
- the LOC116932780 gene encoding dihydropyrimidinase isoform X1, with amino-acid sequence MAARAQSTTPVRKVPIHLQSAQNRLLIKNGKVVNGDGIQDADVYIEEGIIKQVGNNLIVPGGSRLIDARGKYVIPGGIDTHTHLQLPFMGTTTADDFYTGTRAALAGGTTTIIDFVIPSKGQSLIEAYKQWRERADEKVACDYALHVAVTWWSPEVQQEMEELCRDHGINSFKMFMAYKDLWQLDDTELFEAFERCKQLGAVAQVHAENGDIIKENCKKLLAAGVTGPEGHEMSRPEEVEAEAVNRACVLANQVNCPLYIVHVMSKSAGEVVAEKRRQGIVVYGEPIAASLATDGKHYWNSCWRHAAAHVMGPPLRPDSTTPDYLMDLLANDDLQLTGTDHCTFSSAQKEMGKGDFTKIPNGVNGVEERMSLIWEKGVVSGKMDPTRFVAVTSMNAAKIFNMYPKKGCIAVGSDADIVIWDPKLEHTISAATHHSAVDFNIFEGITCRGGPEYVIANGRVTVDEGQVKAVQGYGSFIPTSPFAPFVYDAVTEREKVHQLIKVEREGRIVAVRNTMVPVVPQATSNGEALELNLSSVNGGEEVVAAADHHFASHQHFTRPPTSSGGRNMQDTTFSLSSEYPSMADVEEEAKGKKNSIQVKNPPGGKSSGPFW; translated from the exons ATGGCGGCCAGGGCTCAATCCACAACGCCCGTTCGCAAAGTTCCTATCCATTTGCAG AGCGCCCAGAATAGACTTTTGATTAAGAACGGCAAAGTCGTCAATGGTGATGGCATCCAAGATGCAGATGTTTATATCGAGGAGGGTATCATTAA GCAAGTTGGAAACAATTTAATTGTTCCTGGCGGAAGTAGACTGATTGATGCCAGGGGAAAGTATGTCATTCCAG GAGGCATTGACACCCACACGCATCTCCAGTTACCCTTTATGGGAACGACGACGGCAGACGATTTTTACACTG GCACGCGAGCTGCCCTGGCTGGAGGAACCACCACCATAa TTGACTTTGTAATCCCAAGCAAGGGACAATCGCTGATCGAAGCCTACAAGCAATGGCGTGAGCGGGCCGACGAAAAAGTAGCCTGTGACTATGCATTGCACGTGGCAGTCACCTGGTGGTCACCGGAAGTGCAACAAGAGATGGAAGAGCTTTGCCGAGATCATGGCATTAActcctttaaaatgtttatGGCCTACAAAGATCTGTGGCAGTTGGACGATACAGAGTTATTTGAAGCCTTCGAGAGATGCAAGCAATTAGGAGCCGTTGCGCAGGTGCATGCCGAAAACGGCGATATCATCAAAGAG AATTGCAAGAAATTATTGGCCGCTGGTGTCACTGGACCCGAGGGTCATGAAATGTCTCGACCGGAAGAAGTGGAAGCCGAAGCTGTAAACCGCGCCTGCGTTTTAGCCAACCAG GTAAATTGTCCGCTGTATATTGTGCACGTGATGTCGAAAAGCGCTGGTGAGGTCGTAGCTGAAAAGCGACGCCAGGGCATTGTTGTGTACGGAGAGCCGATCGCGGCTTCTCTGGCCACAGATGGAAAGCACTATTGGAATTCCTGCTGGCGCCATGCAGCGGCTCACGTAATGGGTCCTCCGCTTCGGCCAGACTCTACCACACCCGATTATTTGATGGATCTATTGGCTAA TGATGATTTGCAATTGACTGGAACGGACCACTGCACTTTCTCGTCTGCTCAAAAGGAAATGGGCAAAGGTGATTTTACTAAGATTCCAAATGGCGTTAACGGCGTTGAAGAAAGGATGTCGCTGATCTGGGAGAAGGGCGTCGTTTCCGGCAAAATGGACCCAACTCGCTTCGTGGCAGTCACATCGATGAATGCGGCAAAGATTTTTAACATGTACCCTAAAAAGGGATGCATTGCAGTTGGATCAGATGCTGATATCGTCATTTGGGATCCAAAACTGGAGCATACCATATCGGCAGCAACTCATCACTCGGCGGTGGATTTCAACATTTTTGAG GGAATAACCTGCCGAGGTGGGCCTGAATACGTGATTGCCAATGGTCGTGTGACTGTTGACGAGGGCCAGGTGAAGGCTGTTCAAGGTTACGGATCTTTCATTCCTACTTCACCATTCGCGCCATTTGTTTATGATGCTGTCACTGAGCGTGAAAAG GTTCACCAGTTGATCAAAGTGGAACGGGAAGGCCGTATTGTAGCCGTGCGTAACACTATGGTTCCCGTCGTCCCACAAGCTACTAGCAACGGCGAGGCCTTAGAACTCAACTTGTCATCGGTCAACGGTGGAGAAGAGGTTGTCGCTGCAGCCGATCACCATTTCGCTTCTCATCAGCATTTCACTCGTCCGCCGACTAGCTCCGGCGGCCGAAATATGCAGGACACCACCTTCTCTCTCAGCTCTGAATATCCAA GCATGGCTGACGTGGAAGAAGAAGcaaagggcaaaaaaaattcGATCCAAGTAAAAAACCCGCCAGGCGGCAAGTCTTCAGGACCTTTTTGGTAG
- the LOC116932780 gene encoding dihydropyrimidinase isoform X3 — translation MAARAQSTTPVRKVPIHLQSAQNRLLIKNGKVVNGDGIQDADVYIEEGIIKQVGNNLIVPGGSRLIDARGKYVIPGGIDTHTHLQLPFMGTTTADDFYTGTRAALAGGTTTIIDFVIPSKGQSLIEAYKQWRERADEKVACDYALHVAVTWWSPEVQQEMEELCRDHGINSFKMFMAYKDLWQLDDTELFEAFERCKQLGAVAQVHAENGDIIKENCKKLLAAGVTGPEGHEMSRPEEVEAEAVNRACVLANQVNCPLYIVHVMSKSAGEVVAEKRRQGIVVYGEPIAASLATDGKHYWNSCWRHAAAHVMGPPLRPDSTTPDYLMDLLANDDLQLTGTDHCTFSSAQKEMGKGDFTKIPNGVNGVEERMSLIWEKGVVSGKMDPTRFVAVTSMNAAKIFNMYPKKGCIAVGSDADIVIWDPKLEHTISAATHHSAVDFNIFEGITCRGGPEYVIANGRVTVDEGQVKAVQGYGSFIPTSPFAPFVYDAVTEREKVHQLIKVEREGRIVAVRNTMVPVVPQATSNGEALELNLSSVNGGEEVVAAADHHFASHQHFTRPPTSSGGRNMQDTTFSLSSEYPNPADESDNKRSTIRVKAPPGGHSTGLW, via the exons ATGGCGGCCAGGGCTCAATCCACAACGCCCGTTCGCAAAGTTCCTATCCATTTGCAG AGCGCCCAGAATAGACTTTTGATTAAGAACGGCAAAGTCGTCAATGGTGATGGCATCCAAGATGCAGATGTTTATATCGAGGAGGGTATCATTAA GCAAGTTGGAAACAATTTAATTGTTCCTGGCGGAAGTAGACTGATTGATGCCAGGGGAAAGTATGTCATTCCAG GAGGCATTGACACCCACACGCATCTCCAGTTACCCTTTATGGGAACGACGACGGCAGACGATTTTTACACTG GCACGCGAGCTGCCCTGGCTGGAGGAACCACCACCATAa TTGACTTTGTAATCCCAAGCAAGGGACAATCGCTGATCGAAGCCTACAAGCAATGGCGTGAGCGGGCCGACGAAAAAGTAGCCTGTGACTATGCATTGCACGTGGCAGTCACCTGGTGGTCACCGGAAGTGCAACAAGAGATGGAAGAGCTTTGCCGAGATCATGGCATTAActcctttaaaatgtttatGGCCTACAAAGATCTGTGGCAGTTGGACGATACAGAGTTATTTGAAGCCTTCGAGAGATGCAAGCAATTAGGAGCCGTTGCGCAGGTGCATGCCGAAAACGGCGATATCATCAAAGAG AATTGCAAGAAATTATTGGCCGCTGGTGTCACTGGACCCGAGGGTCATGAAATGTCTCGACCGGAAGAAGTGGAAGCCGAAGCTGTAAACCGCGCCTGCGTTTTAGCCAACCAG GTAAATTGTCCGCTGTATATTGTGCACGTGATGTCGAAAAGCGCTGGTGAGGTCGTAGCTGAAAAGCGACGCCAGGGCATTGTTGTGTACGGAGAGCCGATCGCGGCTTCTCTGGCCACAGATGGAAAGCACTATTGGAATTCCTGCTGGCGCCATGCAGCGGCTCACGTAATGGGTCCTCCGCTTCGGCCAGACTCTACCACACCCGATTATTTGATGGATCTATTGGCTAA TGATGATTTGCAATTGACTGGAACGGACCACTGCACTTTCTCGTCTGCTCAAAAGGAAATGGGCAAAGGTGATTTTACTAAGATTCCAAATGGCGTTAACGGCGTTGAAGAAAGGATGTCGCTGATCTGGGAGAAGGGCGTCGTTTCCGGCAAAATGGACCCAACTCGCTTCGTGGCAGTCACATCGATGAATGCGGCAAAGATTTTTAACATGTACCCTAAAAAGGGATGCATTGCAGTTGGATCAGATGCTGATATCGTCATTTGGGATCCAAAACTGGAGCATACCATATCGGCAGCAACTCATCACTCGGCGGTGGATTTCAACATTTTTGAG GGAATAACCTGCCGAGGTGGGCCTGAATACGTGATTGCCAATGGTCGTGTGACTGTTGACGAGGGCCAGGTGAAGGCTGTTCAAGGTTACGGATCTTTCATTCCTACTTCACCATTCGCGCCATTTGTTTATGATGCTGTCACTGAGCGTGAAAAG GTTCACCAGTTGATCAAAGTGGAACGGGAAGGCCGTATTGTAGCCGTGCGTAACACTATGGTTCCCGTCGTCCCACAAGCTACTAGCAACGGCGAGGCCTTAGAACTCAACTTGTCATCGGTCAACGGTGGAGAAGAGGTTGTCGCTGCAGCCGATCACCATTTCGCTTCTCATCAGCATTTCACTCGTCCGCCGACTAGCTCCGGCGGCCGAAATATGCAGGACACCACCTTCTCTCTCAGCTCTGAATATCCAA ATCCGGCGGACGAATCGGACAACAAACGCTCGACAATTAGAGTCAAAGCACCACCGGGGGGCCATTCTACCGGCCTGTGGTAG
- the LOC116932781 gene encoding S-adenosylmethionine sensor upstream of mTORC1 isoform X3: MSNDGKNLADIVKNVHRRLRQELYKTGDLESVWINHCRNVPCLKKYASSMHKLATEHWEQLRVSNPATSRINWTWSFLQYYFFSGGLQQHRQKSNSDTEWPKLILNESKVAVLDVGSCYNPFGEYEELDVLSIDLCPALESVYQCDFLNIPLGKTTVIDGQSVLSLATNQFHCIVFSFLLEYFPSPSQRWTCCEKAHLLLLREGILIIITPDSKAAHSNSKVMRSWREALSAIGFKRIKIFTTPVIQRTRKRTKSSLQKQNLPKDSLTCLCLMNEFLKNLIQPITFLFNET, from the exons ATGTCaaatgatggaaaaaatcTGGCTGATATTGTTAAAAATGTGCACAGGCGATTGCGCCAAGAATTGTATAAAACTGGGGACTTGGAATCTGTCTGGATTAATCATTGTAGAAATGTGCCATGTTTAAAG AAATATGCAAGCAGCATGCATAAACTTGCAACTGAACATTGGGAACAACTTCGAGTTTCTAATCCAGCCACATCAAGAATCAACTGGACTTGGTCTTTTCTCCAATATTACTTCTTTTCTGGTGGTTTGCAACAGCACAGACAGAAATCCAATTCAGATACTGAGTG GCCTAAATTGATATTGAATGAGTCAAAAGTAGCAGTATTAGATGTGGGAAGCTGCTACAACCCATTTGGAGAATATGAAGAGCTTGATGTTCTGTCAATAGATCTGTGTCCAGCCCTTGAATCGGTTTACCAGTGTGACTTTCTTAACATCCCTCTTGGAAAAACAACAGTGATTGATGGCCAAAGTGTATTGAGTTTGGCAACCAACCAATTCCATTGCATAG ttttttcctttttgctgGAATATTTTCCCTCTCCAAGTCAACGATGGACTTGCTGTGAGAAAGCCCACCTGCTTTTGCTAAGAGAAGGAATACTCATAATCATCACTCCTGATTCTAAAGCAGCTCACTCAAACTCAAAAGTTATGAGGAGTTGGCGAGAAGCTCTTAGTGCCATCGGATTTAAGCGCATCAA GATTTTTACAACCCCAGTGATTCAGAGAACGAGGAAAAGGACGAAATCAAGTTTACAGAAGCAGAACTTGCCGAAGGATTCACTAACTTGCCTTTGTTTGAtgaatgaatttttaaaaaatttgatacaACCAATTACTTTTTTATTCAACGAAACTTAG
- the LOC116932781 gene encoding S-adenosylmethionine sensor upstream of mTORC1 isoform X2: MSNDGKNLADIVKNVHRRLRQELYKTGDLESVWINHCRNVPCLKKYASSMHKLATEHWEQLRVSNPATSRINWTWSFLQYYFFSGGLQQHRQKSNSDTEWPKLILNESKVAVLDVGSCYNPFGEYEELDVLSIDLCPALESVYQCDFLNIPLGKTTVIDGQSVLSLATNQFHCIVFSFLLEYFPSPSQRWTCCEKAHLLLLREGILIIITPDSKAAHSNSKVMRSWREALSAIGFKRIKYEKLQHAHCMAFRKNSVESVLKAEDRELLASKMYIPQDFYNPSDSENEEKDEIKFTEAELAEGFTNLPLFDE, from the exons ATGTCaaatgatggaaaaaatcTGGCTGATATTGTTAAAAATGTGCACAGGCGATTGCGCCAAGAATTGTATAAAACTGGGGACTTGGAATCTGTCTGGATTAATCATTGTAGAAATGTGCCATGTTTAAAG AAATATGCAAGCAGCATGCATAAACTTGCAACTGAACATTGGGAACAACTTCGAGTTTCTAATCCAGCCACATCAAGAATCAACTGGACTTGGTCTTTTCTCCAATATTACTTCTTTTCTGGTGGTTTGCAACAGCACAGACAGAAATCCAATTCAGATACTGAGTG GCCTAAATTGATATTGAATGAGTCAAAAGTAGCAGTATTAGATGTGGGAAGCTGCTACAACCCATTTGGAGAATATGAAGAGCTTGATGTTCTGTCAATAGATCTGTGTCCAGCCCTTGAATCGGTTTACCAGTGTGACTTTCTTAACATCCCTCTTGGAAAAACAACAGTGATTGATGGCCAAAGTGTATTGAGTTTGGCAACCAACCAATTCCATTGCATAG ttttttcctttttgctgGAATATTTTCCCTCTCCAAGTCAACGATGGACTTGCTGTGAGAAAGCCCACCTGCTTTTGCTAAGAGAAGGAATACTCATAATCATCACTCCTGATTCTAAAGCAGCTCACTCAAACTCAAAAGTTATGAGGAGTTGGCGAGAAGCTCTTAGTGCCATCGGATTTAAGCGCATCAAGTACGAAAAGCTGCAACATGCTCATTGTATGGCCTTCCGTAAAAATTCGGTTGAGTCTGTACTAAAAGCCGAAGACCGTGAACTTTTAGCATCAAAAATGTATATCCCGCAGGATTTTTACAACCCCAGTGATTCAGAGAACGAGGAAAAGGACGAAATCAAGTTTACAGAAGCAGAACTTGCCGAAGGATTCACTAACTTGCCTTTGTTTGAtgaatga
- the LOC116932781 gene encoding S-adenosylmethionine sensor upstream of mTORC1 isoform X1 → MSNDGKNLADIVKNVHRRLRQELYKTGDLESVWINHCRNVPCLKVQLRFYVKNKICVNFQVLRAKSYLFWLIFKKIILLKKYASSMHKLATEHWEQLRVSNPATSRINWTWSFLQYYFFSGGLQQHRQKSNSDTEWPKLILNESKVAVLDVGSCYNPFGEYEELDVLSIDLCPALESVYQCDFLNIPLGKTTVIDGQSVLSLATNQFHCIVFSFLLEYFPSPSQRWTCCEKAHLLLLREGILIIITPDSKAAHSNSKVMRSWREALSAIGFKRIKYEKLQHAHCMAFRKNSVESVLKAEDRELLASKMYIPQDFYNPSDSENEEKDEIKFTEAELAEGFTNLPLFDE, encoded by the exons ATGTCaaatgatggaaaaaatcTGGCTGATATTGTTAAAAATGTGCACAGGCGATTGCGCCAAGAATTGTATAAAACTGGGGACTTGGAATCTGTCTGGATTAATCATTGTAGAAATGTGCCATGTTTAAAGGTACAATTACGTTTCTATGTTAAGAATAAAATTTGCGTAAACTTTCAAGTGCTTCGTGCAAAATCGTACTTATTttggttaatttttaaaaaaataatattgcTAAAGAAATATGCAAGCAGCATGCATAAACTTGCAACTGAACATTGGGAACAACTTCGAGTTTCTAATCCAGCCACATCAAGAATCAACTGGACTTGGTCTTTTCTCCAATATTACTTCTTTTCTGGTGGTTTGCAACAGCACAGACAGAAATCCAATTCAGATACTGAGTG GCCTAAATTGATATTGAATGAGTCAAAAGTAGCAGTATTAGATGTGGGAAGCTGCTACAACCCATTTGGAGAATATGAAGAGCTTGATGTTCTGTCAATAGATCTGTGTCCAGCCCTTGAATCGGTTTACCAGTGTGACTTTCTTAACATCCCTCTTGGAAAAACAACAGTGATTGATGGCCAAAGTGTATTGAGTTTGGCAACCAACCAATTCCATTGCATAG ttttttcctttttgctgGAATATTTTCCCTCTCCAAGTCAACGATGGACTTGCTGTGAGAAAGCCCACCTGCTTTTGCTAAGAGAAGGAATACTCATAATCATCACTCCTGATTCTAAAGCAGCTCACTCAAACTCAAAAGTTATGAGGAGTTGGCGAGAAGCTCTTAGTGCCATCGGATTTAAGCGCATCAAGTACGAAAAGCTGCAACATGCTCATTGTATGGCCTTCCGTAAAAATTCGGTTGAGTCTGTACTAAAAGCCGAAGACCGTGAACTTTTAGCATCAAAAATGTATATCCCGCAGGATTTTTACAACCCCAGTGATTCAGAGAACGAGGAAAAGGACGAAATCAAGTTTACAGAAGCAGAACTTGCCGAAGGATTCACTAACTTGCCTTTGTTTGAtgaatga
- the LOC123477128 gene encoding serine/threonine-protein phosphatase 4 regulatory subunit 2-like → MMQESNYSPTSLDDGNFFGFVSLDGEDVFVDDDESDKLVIEDAISKESDRNRIAILEKELDELKRENAALKQQLKEKDRTENERDEAEYPESANEESDTDDENETEDERSDEDEESDEDGVVEKVRN, encoded by the exons ATGATGCAGGAAAGTAACTATTCTCCCACTTCCCTGGATGat GGTAATTTCTTTGGTTTTGTGTCCCTGGATGGCGAGGACGTTTTCGTTGACGACGACGAAAGT GATAAATTGGTGATCGAAGACGCAATATCGAAGGAGTCTGATCGAAATAGAATAGCGATTCTCGAAAAG GAACTTGACgaattgaaaagagaaaatgccGCTCTTAaacaacaactaaaagaaaaggatcGTACTGAAAATGAGAGAGACGAGGCTGAATATCCGGAAAGTGCCAACGAAGAGAGTGACACAGATGACGAAAATGAAACTGAAGATGAAAGAagcgatgaagatgaagaaagtgaTGAAGATGGAGTAGTAGAAAAGGTACGAAATTAG